Within the Drosophila melanogaster chromosome 3R genome, the region AGCAAGTCGTTATAGTTTAAGATCCACATTCTTACCTATTAAAACTGATTGAACGCCTGTTTTCCTGCCTACTTTCAGGCGAGAAGCCCTTCAAGTGCGAGCACGAGGGCTGTGATCGCCGGTTCGCCAACTCCTCGGATCGGAAGAAGCACTCCCACGTCCACACGTCGGACAAGCCCTACAATTGCCGGATTAATGGCTGTGATAAGTCCTACACGCATCCCTCTTCGCTGCGGAAGCACATGAAGGTAAGTTGAGCTAGACTAAAACACAGTAAAGGACTCGAATCCTCGGTTTCAAGATCATACATAATTTGCAACGCATATAACTTAGTGCCGCTCACTTGATGACTCCCACTAACTCCCGCTTGTTTCATCGTTTCCTTCAGGTGCATGGCAATGTGGACGAGAAGAGCCCATCCCACGGCTACGACAGCGAGGGCGAGGAGAGCTCCAGCTCGAGCATCATCACCGGCGGAGCCCAGACGCCGCCTTCGACCCGACTGGATGGAAGtgcaggcagcagcagcggggTGAGCAGCCTGAGCGGCGGAAGCGGCATCAAGTCCTCCCCGCACTCGATCAAGTCGGAGCCCAATCCGATGCACAGTGTCCACCTGGGAGCCtcgagcagcggcagcagcagcacggcCAGCAGCAGTGCTTCCCACTTGctgcagcaccagcagcaccagcaccagcagcagcaacaacagcagcagcaccagcagcaggcacagcagcagcaacagctgacCGCCCATCCCAGCGACCCGAAGTCCTCGCCTGCCCTCCAACTGATGGCCGCTTCTGCCTCCGCCTACCTGCCACCGCCGCTGGGACCGCCGCCgtcgcaccaccaccacccccatCACCACCAGGCGGCGCCCTCTCCGGGGGCAGCTGCTGCCTCCGCCTCCATGCtgcaccacaaccaccacctACTGTACCACCCGGCGgcccagcaccacccacccagCGACTGGTACCACACGACGGCGCCGAGCGGCAGTGCGGAGGCCATGAACCCGCTGAACCATTTCGgacaccatcaccaccaccaccacctgaTGCATCCCGGCGCAGCGACGGCGTATTGAGAGTGGGAGAACTGGTGGCCCGAGGAGGCGCCACCGCCGGCCGCCCAACCgatggccacgcccaccaccaTTGCTGGGGGAACTGGACCAGCCCAAGGAAGTGTGGAGGAGTCGGCCTCCTCGCTGGACTGGATCTGCTGCCAGCGGCTGCAGAATCTGGCTCTTGTGGCGCAATGTGAAAACCAAATATTTCTGAAAGTTGAAGAAAGCACTTTGAACTTTTTACCtgataattgaaaatttgcTGTTGAACGAAAGTCGGAAGCTCTTATTTTGATTCGTCTTTGAACATGACTAttaagtattttaaatattactaTTCAACAAAAAGGTGTACGATCGAAAAATTGACTAATTTTTAGCTATTTAACTGTTATGTAAACTTAAACGTAGTTCTCTAgttgcaaaacaa harbors:
- the opa gene encoding odd paired, isoform B — encoded protein: MMMNAFIEPAQHHLASYGLRMSPNTTASNSNAQQQQQQQLEMTQQQQQQQQQQQQQQQQDQESAAATAAAYQNSGYGHFNSYASRDFLLGRREAEYGVAGSAGQASAAADSMLFSGFPAQAAELGSGFGQHPFHSHHHHHQMRMGMADAYAAGHPYNHHGNFPTAAVHHPVVHHPSHHAMSAMHPAGAGAFLRYMRHQPASSASSVKQEMQCLWIDPDQPGLVPPGGRKTCNKVFHSMHEIVTHLTVEHVGGPECTTHACFWVGCSRNGRPFKAKYKLVNHIRVHTGEKPFACPHPGCGKVFARSENLKIHKRTHTGEKPFKCEHEGCDRRFANSSDRKKHSHVHTSDKPYNCRINGCDKSYTHPSSLRKHMKVHGNVDEKSPSHGYDSEGEESSSSSIITGGAQTPPSTRLDGSAGSSSGVSSLSGGSGIKSSPHSIKSEPNPMHSVHLGASSSGSSSTASSSASHLLQHQQHQHQQQQQQQQHQQQAQQQQQLTAHPSDPKSSPALQLMAASASAYLPPPLGPPPSHHHHPHHHQAAPSPGAAAASASMLHHNHHLLYHPAAQHHPPSDWYHTTAPSGSAEAMNPLNHFGHHHHHHHLMHPGAATAYXEWENWWPEEAPPPAAQPMATPTTIAGGTGPAQGSVEESASSLDWICCQRLQNLALVAQCENQIFLKVEESTLNFLPDN